Proteins co-encoded in one Prunus persica cultivar Lovell chromosome G6, Prunus_persica_NCBIv2, whole genome shotgun sequence genomic window:
- the LOC18772803 gene encoding titin homolog, with translation MVAAVDSFTANTYEEARNQRLEENKRKFQDLGISNISKTLTHLTASPNKSQQRVSRPKAKNTCFDLEPRRSSRQRNPIQSYRDDVDIGLPTLRKRSRKTSSSWGSYLARPIEEVRAASYEERSAAFQAAEKLQENLQTENPTFVKSMVRSHVYSCFWLGLPSKFCEDHLSKMGSEMVLEDEDGNEYDAVYIGKRAGLSGGWRGFALEHKLDDGDALVFELTEPARFKIYIVKAYPMPSLECFKNNVDKEEITSAEKTSKAAMKTDSESNQKRRSKRGIVPEMDESQTSPHPEPNQKRRSKRGTVPAIVDTKTSPDSESIQKRRSERGVVPVMEDSKTSPVLEPNQRRRSKRGMVPEMDDTKTFPDSESIQKRRSERGVVPVMKDSKTSPVLEPNQRRRSKRGMVPEMDDTKTFPDSEPNQKRRSKRGTVPAMVDTKTSQDSESIQKLRSERGVVPVMEDSKTSPVLEPNQRRRSKRGMVPEMDDTKTSPDSESNQKQRSKRGIVPEMDDTKTTPKVLPDSPKGQEIKQEVSPMKKNEVAPKQIRKKAKANRVRSTENPEGCEVQEASTESPEGCEVKQEASTTETDSRVVKDEKECVARKPRKKVVKERLFRKRA, from the exons ATGGTAGCTGCTGTCGACTCATTCACCGCCAACACTTACGAAGAGGCTCGCAACCAACgccttgaagaaaacaaaaggaagttCCAG GATTTGGGAATTTCAAACATTTCGAAGACTCTGACCCACTTGACTGCTTCTCCGAACAAGTCCCAG CAACGTGTTTCAAGACCCAAAGCAAAAAATACCTGTTTTGATTTAGAGCCAAGACGGTCTTCCCGTCAACGCAACCCAATCCAATCGTATCGTGATGAT GTTGACATAGGCCTGCCAACTTTGAGGAAAAGGTCAAGGAAAACTTCATCTTCATGGGGAAG CTACCTTGCAAGGCCTATAGAGGAGGTCAGAGCTGCTTCTTATGAAGAAAGGAGTGCTGCTTTTCAAGCTGCAGAGAAGCTTCAAGAGAATCTACAGACTGAGAATCCAACTTTTGTCAAATCGATGGTTCGGTCTCATGTTTATAGCTGTTTCTGGTTG GGGCTTCCTTCAAAATTTTGCGAGGATCATCTCTCAAAAATGGGGTCGGAAATGGTACTAGAGGATGAAGATGGCAATGAGTATGATGCTGTCTACATTGGCAAGAGGGCTGGGCTTAGTGGGGGCTGGAGAGGGTTTGCTTTGGAACACAAGTTGGATGATGGTGATGCGCTTGTGTTTGAACTGACTGAACCCGCAAGATTTAAG ATCTACATAGTTAAGGCATACCCCATGCCGAGTCTAGAATGTTTCAAAAACAATGTGGACAAAGAAGAGATTACCAGTGCTGAAAAGACATCAAAGGCAGCCATGAAGACTGACTCAGAATCAAATCAGAAACGAAGGTCAAAGAGAGGTATTGTGCCTGAGATGGATGAGTCTCAAACTTCCCCACACCCAGAACCAAATCAGAAACGAAGGTCAAAGAGAGGTACTGTGCCTGCAATTGTTGACACAAAAACTTCCCCAGACTCGGAATCGATTCAGAAACGAAGGTCAGAGAGAGGTGTTGTGCCTGTGATGGAAGACTCAAAAACTTCCCCCGTCTTGGAACCAAATCAGAGACGAAGGTCAAAGAGAGGTATGGTGCCTGAGATGGATGACACAAAAACTTTCCCAGACTCGGAATCGATTCAGAAACGGAGGTCAGAGAGAGGTGTTGTGCCTGTGATGAAAGACTCAAAAACTTCCCCAGTCTTGGAACCAAATCAGAGACGAAGGTCAAAGAGAGGTATGGTGCCTGAGATGGATGACACAAAAACTTTCCCAGACTCAGAACCAAATCAGAAACGAAGGTCAAAGAGAGGTACTGTGCCTGCAATGGTTGACACAAAAACTTCCCAAGACTCGGAATCAATTCAGAAACTAAGGTCGGAGAGAGGTGTTGTGCCTGTGATGGAAGACTCAAAAACTTCCCCCGTCTTGGAACCAAATCAGAGACGAAGGTCAAAGAGAGGTATGGTGCCTGAGATGGATGACACAAAAACTTCCCCAGACTCAGAATCGAATCAGAAACAAAGGTCAAAGAGAGGTATCGTGCCCGAAATGGATGACACAAAAACTACTCCGAAGGTTCTGCCAGATAGCCCCAAAGGTCAAGAAATCAAACAGGAAGTCAGCCCGATGAAGAAGAATGAAGTTGCTCCTAaacaaattagaaagaaaGCTAAAGCAAACAGAGTTCGTAGCACAGAAAATCCAGAAGGTTGCGAAGTACAGGAAGCAAGCACGGAAAGTCCAGAAGGTTGTGAAGTCAAACAGGAAGCAAGCACAACTGAAACGGATAGTAGAGTTGTTAAAGATGAGAAGGAATGTGTAGCTAGGAAACCCAGAAAGAAAGTTGTAAAGGAAAGGCTTTTCCGAAAGAGAGCATAG
- the LOC18773355 gene encoding 60S ribosomal protein L10 — MGRRPARCYRQIKNKPYPKSRFCRGVPDPKIRIYDVGMKKKGVDEFPFCIHLVSWEKENVSSEALEAARIACNKYMAKFAGKDTFHLRVRVHPFHVLRINKMLSCAGADRLQTGMRGAFGKPLGTCARVDIGQVLLSVRCKDSNKNHAHEALRRAKFKFPGRQKIIESRKWGFTKFSRADYVRLKAEHRIVPDGVNAKLLGCHGSLALRRPGGAFIDAAVN; from the exons ATGGGACGAAGGCCAGCCAGGTGCTATCGCCAGATCAAGAACAAACCCTACCCGAAATCCCGTTTCTGCCGTGGTGTTCCGGACCCTAAGATCCGAATCTACGATGTGggtatgaagaagaagggcgTGGATGAGTTTCCCTTCTGCATCCACCTCGTTTCTTGGGAGAAAGAAAATGTTTCGAGCGAAGCTCTCGAGGCCGCTCGTATCGCCTGCAACAAGTACATGGCCAAGTTCGCCGGAAAGGACACCTTTCATTTGCGAGTTAGGGTTCACCCCTTCCATGTTCTCAGGATCAACAAAATGCTTTCTTGTGCCGGAGCCGATAGGCTTCAGACTGGTATGAGAGGTGCTTTTGGGAAGCCCCTGGGTACTTGCGCTAGGGTTGATATTGGTCAGGTGCTTCTCTCTGTTCGTTGCAAAGATAGCAACAAGAACCATGCTCATGAGGCTCTCCGCCGTGCCAAGTTCAAGTTCCCTGGTCGTCAAAAGATCATTGAGAGCAGGAAATG GGGCTTTACCAAGTTCAGCCGAGCTGACTATGTCAGGTTGAAGGCAGAGCATCGTATTGTTCCTGACGGTGTCAATGCCAAG CTTTTGGGATGCCATGGATCGTTGGCTTTGCGCCGTCCTGGAGGAGCATTCATTGATGCTGCTGTGAACTGA